One genomic window of Pseudomonas sp. LFM046 includes the following:
- a CDS encoding TerC family protein, producing MEWLSEPVFWMALMQIIAIDILLGGDNAVVIALACRHLPEEQRRRAIVGGVAGAILLRIALLFFAMQLLALPYLKLLGAALLLWIGVKLLLPEDEQAHEVKAGASFFAAIKTIIIADAVMSLDNVLAVAGAAGGNLVLVSLGVLISIPIIVWGSQLVLKLMDHFPQVVLLGGGLLGWIAGGMAVTDIALVNWTPNEAWSKHLAAASGAALVMGTGLWLRTRASAVVD from the coding sequence ATGGAGTGGCTGAGTGAGCCTGTTTTCTGGATGGCACTTATGCAGATTATCGCCATCGACATCCTGTTGGGCGGAGATAACGCAGTGGTCATTGCACTGGCGTGTCGGCATCTTCCGGAGGAACAACGACGCCGAGCCATCGTCGGTGGAGTAGCAGGGGCAATCCTGTTGCGCATCGCGTTGTTGTTCTTTGCCATGCAACTACTGGCCTTGCCGTATCTGAAACTGCTAGGTGCGGCGCTGTTGCTATGGATCGGCGTGAAATTGCTGCTGCCCGAAGATGAACAGGCGCACGAAGTAAAGGCAGGCGCGAGCTTCTTCGCTGCAATCAAAACGATCATCATCGCCGACGCTGTCATGAGTCTGGACAACGTACTTGCCGTGGCTGGGGCTGCCGGCGGCAACCTGGTCCTCGTCAGCCTGGGCGTGCTGATCAGCATCCCGATCATCGTCTGGGGCAGCCAACTGGTGCTTAAGCTGATGGACCACTTCCCGCAGGTTGTGCTGCTGGGGGGCGGCTTGCTGGGCTGGATTGCCGGGGGCATGGCTGTAACCGACATCGCGTTGGTGAACTGGACTCCGAACGAGGCCTGGTCCAAGCACCTGGCTGCAGCCAGTGGCGCTGCCCTGGTGATGGGCACAGGTCTATGGCTGCGCACGCGTGCATCAGCAGTGGTTGATTAG
- a CDS encoding OprD family porin, with product MKTNAKPLPSTLACLVACLAPAAGAAGFIEDSKANLQLRNIYFNDDFKDETGMSAKSAANAQSKKEEWAQGFLLDMQSGFTPGRFGFGLDALGLLGVKLDSGAGRAGTGLLPLHDDGRAADEFSSLGLTAKARFAGTTLKHGTHQPKLPVLVRNDARLLPQTFEGTQVTSADIADLSLTGGYFDEFRMRDSSDNHSITADGFAGDDGEGFWFAGADYKPSKALTLSYYSGELEEFYQQHFIGLVHSLPLGPGSLTTDLRYFHSQDAGEARNGELDNDMYSGLLTYTLKGHALSAGYQQLNGEGGLPFVNGATVYSFSNAGVGKFVEEDERTWMLGYAYDFAAIGVPGLTAGVRYFKGRDGTTELRGNEVNAHEWERDIDFAYVVQQGALKGLGAKLRNIAYRSSYSRGRDNNRLYFTYDIALW from the coding sequence ATGAAAACCAACGCCAAGCCCCTGCCTTCCACCCTGGCGTGCCTAGTCGCCTGCCTGGCACCTGCCGCAGGGGCCGCCGGCTTCATCGAAGACAGCAAAGCCAACCTGCAATTGCGCAACATCTACTTCAACGATGACTTCAAGGACGAGACGGGCATGTCCGCCAAGTCCGCTGCCAACGCACAGTCGAAGAAGGAAGAATGGGCCCAGGGTTTCCTGCTGGATATGCAATCCGGCTTCACCCCAGGCCGCTTCGGTTTCGGTTTGGACGCCCTGGGACTGCTGGGTGTGAAGCTGGATTCCGGCGCCGGCCGGGCCGGTACCGGGCTTTTGCCACTGCACGATGACGGCCGGGCCGCGGACGAATTTTCCAGCCTGGGCCTGACCGCCAAGGCACGCTTCGCCGGTACCACGCTCAAGCACGGCACTCATCAGCCCAAGCTGCCGGTGCTGGTGCGCAACGATGCGCGCTTGTTGCCGCAGACTTTCGAAGGCACCCAGGTCACCAGCGCCGATATAGCCGACCTAAGCCTCACAGGTGGTTACTTCGACGAGTTCCGCATGCGCGACTCCAGTGACAACCACTCGATCACTGCCGATGGATTCGCAGGTGATGACGGTGAGGGCTTCTGGTTCGCCGGTGCCGACTACAAGCCCAGCAAGGCCCTGACCCTGAGTTACTACTCTGGCGAACTGGAAGAGTTCTACCAGCAGCACTTCATCGGCCTGGTCCACAGCCTGCCCCTGGGGCCAGGCAGCCTCACCACCGACCTGCGCTACTTCCACAGCCAGGATGCAGGAGAGGCACGCAATGGCGAGTTGGACAACGACATGTACAGCGGCCTGTTGACCTACACCCTGAAGGGCCATGCCTTAAGCGCAGGCTACCAGCAACTGAATGGCGAAGGCGGGCTGCCATTCGTCAACGGCGCCACGGTCTACAGCTTCAGTAATGCCGGTGTCGGCAAGTTCGTCGAGGAGGACGAGCGCACCTGGATGCTCGGCTATGCCTACGACTTTGCGGCCATCGGAGTGCCTGGACTGACAGCTGGCGTTCGCTATTTCAAAGGCCGGGATGGCACGACCGAACTGCGCGGCAATGAGGTGAACGCCCACGAGTGGGAGCGGGACATTGACTTTGCCTACGTGGTGCAGCAGGGGGCTCTCAAAGGGCTTGGTGCGAAGCTGCGCAACATCGCCTATCGCTCCAGCTACAGCAGGGGCCGCGACAACAATCGCCTGTATTTCACCTACGACATCGCGCTCTGGTAG